The following proteins come from a genomic window of Paenibacillus sp. CAA11:
- a CDS encoding aldo/keto reductase, translating to MEYSYLGRSGLKVSRLCLGTMNFGPETEEKEAFKIMDAALDAGINFFDTANVYGGKDHPGWTEEIIGRWFKQGGGRREKVVLATKVYGTMQDELGPNAERGLSAYKIRRHLDGSLQRLQTDHIELYQMHHIDRNVSWQEIWGVFESSVNQGKIGYVGSSNFAGWHIAVAQAEAKARNFLGLVSEQHLYNLLQRTAELEVLPAAKELGLGVIPWSPLSGGLLGRNALAGTGSRSARAKEGVEKHRTQLEQYSELCKELGEKEDVVALAWVLSNPAVTAPIIGPRTLEQLEASLRVPEVQLTEDVLKKLDEIFPGPGKPAPEAYAW from the coding sequence ATGGAATATTCATATCTGGGCCGGTCAGGTTTGAAGGTCAGCCGTTTATGCTTAGGAACGATGAACTTTGGGCCGGAAACCGAGGAGAAGGAAGCATTCAAGATTATGGATGCGGCGCTGGATGCAGGCATTAACTTTTTTGATACAGCAAATGTCTATGGCGGTAAGGACCATCCCGGCTGGACAGAAGAGATCATCGGAAGATGGTTCAAGCAGGGCGGGGGACGCCGCGAGAAAGTCGTTCTGGCTACCAAAGTATATGGTACTATGCAGGATGAGCTCGGCCCTAATGCGGAACGCGGATTATCTGCGTATAAGATTAGACGTCACCTGGACGGCTCGCTTCAGCGATTGCAAACCGATCATATTGAGCTTTACCAGATGCACCATATAGATCGCAACGTATCCTGGCAGGAGATTTGGGGCGTATTCGAGTCTTCCGTGAACCAAGGCAAAATTGGTTATGTGGGATCGAGTAATTTTGCAGGCTGGCATATTGCCGTTGCCCAGGCGGAGGCCAAAGCGCGCAATTTCCTTGGCCTTGTCTCCGAGCAGCATCTATATAATCTGCTTCAGAGAACGGCAGAGCTCGAAGTTCTTCCTGCGGCGAAGGAACTCGGACTAGGAGTGATCCCTTGGAGCCCATTGTCCGGAGGTTTGCTCGGACGTAATGCATTAGCAGGAACAGGCTCCCGAAGCGCTCGCGCTAAAGAAGGTGTGGAGAAGCACCGCACCCAGCTTGAACAATACTCCGAGCTGTGTAAAGAGCTTGGTGAGAAGGAAGATGTGGTGGCTCTGGCATGGGTGCTGTCCAATCCAGCGGTAACTGCCCCTATTATAGGGCCGCGTACGCTAGAGCAGCTTGAGGCATCTTTAAGAGTACCTGAAGTTCAGCTGACTGAGGATGTGCTCAAGAAGCTAGACGAGATTTTCCCTGGCCCCGGTAAACCAGCACCAGAAGCCTACGCTTGGTAA
- a CDS encoding class I SAM-dependent methyltransferase, whose amino-acid sequence MNYSDILAHLGEGAAHPGGFGGTARLLERYPLHPKSRVLEIGCGTGRTACHLAKLGCEVTGLDLNRKMLAKASSRAKREAVEVQWVHGDAACLPFEDHSFDYLFIESVTIFVQPEQAIQEYYRVLKPGGRLLDREWFSRRKNHLLEQKMNDLYNVRVLPLLGEWVQYFENNHFAPISIWAGEDTHSTFSSSLFQSTYADYNQMIDVEALNDERVIRFLERNHTFIREHERELNYAVFIADKPK is encoded by the coding sequence GTGAATTATTCAGATATTCTCGCACACTTGGGCGAAGGGGCCGCGCATCCTGGAGGGTTCGGAGGAACTGCGCGGCTGCTGGAGCGTTACCCCTTACATCCCAAATCCAGAGTACTTGAAATTGGCTGCGGAACAGGACGTACCGCTTGCCATTTAGCCAAACTAGGCTGCGAGGTCACCGGTTTGGATCTAAACCGGAAAATGCTGGCCAAAGCAAGCTCTCGGGCAAAAAGAGAAGCCGTAGAAGTTCAATGGGTACATGGCGATGCTGCCTGCCTACCCTTTGAAGACCATAGCTTTGACTACCTGTTTATTGAATCTGTTACGATCTTTGTACAACCGGAGCAAGCAATTCAGGAATATTACCGGGTATTGAAGCCGGGGGGAAGATTGCTGGATCGAGAGTGGTTCTCTCGAAGAAAGAATCATTTGCTTGAGCAGAAAATGAATGATCTGTACAATGTAAGAGTTCTTCCTCTGCTGGGAGAATGGGTTCAGTATTTTGAAAATAACCACTTTGCTCCGATTTCGATCTGGGCGGGTGAGGATACGCATTCCACATTCAGTTCCAGCCTGTTTCAGAGCACCTATGCTGACTACAATCAAATGATCGATGTGGAAGCACTGAATGATGAACGTGTTATACGTTTTCTTGAACGCAACCACACGTTTATTCGCGAGCATGAACGTGAACTCAACTATGCCGTATTTATTGCAGATAAGCCTAAGTAG
- a CDS encoding GNAT family N-acetyltransferase: MSFNNVSREVAKIEDSLKRSSELVAIAEFDGVPAGFACAQAHQSFCYDGSEAEITEMFVEEEFRRNGIASRLIEFLEDGLQQQGVQSIKILTGHKNQTAVMTYEAAGYVQEQHLVLAKTLFQDKRN, translated from the coding sequence ATGAGCTTTAACAATGTCAGTAGAGAAGTAGCTAAAATCGAGGACAGCTTGAAGCGTTCTTCGGAGCTGGTTGCCATTGCTGAATTTGACGGAGTTCCTGCAGGATTTGCCTGTGCCCAAGCACATCAGTCATTTTGTTATGACGGCTCCGAGGCAGAGATTACGGAAATGTTTGTTGAGGAAGAATTTAGGCGTAACGGTATTGCTTCAAGGCTAATTGAATTTTTGGAGGATGGCCTACAGCAGCAGGGAGTCCAGTCCATCAAAATTCTGACGGGGCATAAAAATCAAACCGCCGTGATGACTTATGAAGCAGCCGGATATGTACAGGAACAGCATTTAGTTTTAGCAAAAACGCTATTTCAGGATAAACGGAACTAG
- a CDS encoding GNAT family N-acetyltransferase, producing MKITVTPVLITEKSVLRNLLELYKYDFSEFDPEDVNEHGLYDYPYLDYYWTEDGRHPFFIKVDGNLAGLALVRTIDGMYAMAEFFVMKKYRCSGVGRYAAGFLFDQFPGEWKVSELDSNFPAQAFWRKVIGEYTAGSFYEICEADWDGPIQRFNSLHKKHIKE from the coding sequence ATGAAAATCACGGTAACCCCGGTTTTAATTACAGAGAAATCAGTTCTGCGTAACTTGTTGGAGCTTTACAAGTATGATTTTAGCGAATTTGATCCAGAGGATGTTAATGAACACGGGTTATATGATTATCCTTATTTGGATTATTACTGGACGGAGGATGGCAGGCATCCCTTTTTTATCAAGGTAGATGGAAATCTCGCGGGGCTAGCGCTAGTACGGACAATCGACGGCATGTACGCGATGGCAGAGTTTTTTGTAATGAAAAAGTATAGATGTTCTGGTGTCGGCAGATATGCTGCAGGCTTCTTGTTTGATCAGTTTCCTGGTGAGTGGAAAGTTTCTGAACTTGATAGTAATTTTCCAGCTCAGGCCTTTTGGCGAAAAGTGATCGGCGAATATACCGCAGGCAGCTTTTATGAAATATGTGAAGCAGATTGGGATGGGCCTATCCAGCGCTTTAATTCGCTTCATAAGAAGCACATAAAGGAGTAG
- a CDS encoding DUF6508 domain-containing protein, with amino-acid sequence MENNTKSLGQADLLRLLEYRVYFNNPNHEFGRLDERGYAVEATGVQSFRELLYEMEFLISPFDWRTWLNGQEKLRDLDQPIEKVLQTFDIEDLRKLMTAYIRGDRYVEGAFLKACSTGKIGAILNRIAELLG; translated from the coding sequence ATGGAGAATAATACTAAATCTTTGGGACAGGCTGATCTGCTAAGGTTGCTGGAATACAGAGTTTATTTCAATAATCCAAATCATGAATTCGGGCGCTTGGATGAGAGAGGTTATGCTGTAGAGGCTACTGGAGTCCAGAGTTTCAGGGAACTTCTATACGAGATGGAGTTTCTGATAAGCCCGTTTGATTGGAGAACTTGGTTGAACGGACAAGAGAAATTGAGGGATTTAGACCAGCCTATTGAAAAAGTACTTCAAACATTCGATATCGAGGATTTGAGAAAGCTAATGACTGCCTATATTAGAGGCGACAGATATGTGGAGGGGGCTTTTCTCAAAGCGTGTTCAACCGGGAAAATCGGCGCAATTCTTAACCGGATTGCAGAGCTGCTTGGATAA
- a CDS encoding GNAT family N-acetyltransferase, with product MSKYPGYGNKNRFLTLRLGEELKYIHAKQGKKSLGFIEYIPEEYSWRVLHAPNYLVIHCLWVSETGLGLGTRLIDQCIEDAKRRNKEGVVVVTNNDTSWAPSKDIFVKKGFACVGKAPNSFELYAYKLGSGPDPYFPNNWAERLARFGQGLTVLVSGQCPYLHIAAENVVKVAKAAGMDPEMIELTTRDQLMELSPTPYGVYGVVFQGELISYHRLTSHSVLKRIKAVL from the coding sequence ATGAGTAAATATCCAGGATACGGCAACAAAAACCGATTCTTAACGTTAAGATTAGGGGAGGAGCTTAAGTACATCCATGCAAAGCAGGGGAAGAAATCCCTCGGGTTTATTGAGTATATTCCGGAGGAGTACTCTTGGAGAGTACTTCACGCCCCCAATTACTTAGTCATTCATTGTTTGTGGGTAAGCGAGACTGGACTAGGGCTGGGTACTCGGTTGATAGATCAGTGTATAGAAGATGCGAAGCGAAGGAATAAGGAAGGCGTGGTGGTAGTTACAAATAACGATACATCCTGGGCACCGAGCAAAGATATTTTTGTGAAAAAGGGGTTTGCTTGTGTTGGTAAAGCCCCGAACTCGTTCGAACTGTATGCTTATAAATTGGGAAGCGGACCAGATCCTTACTTTCCTAATAATTGGGCTGAGCGCCTGGCCCGATTCGGTCAGGGCTTGACCGTGCTTGTCTCAGGACAATGCCCTTATTTACATATTGCTGCAGAGAATGTGGTAAAAGTGGCTAAAGCAGCAGGGATGGATCCTGAGATGATAGAGCTCACGACTAGAGATCAGCTTATGGAGCTTTCGCCTACTCCTTATGGGGTGTATGGCGTTGTCTTTCAAGGGGAATTGATCAGCTACCATCGACTTACTTCACATTCAGTACTTAAACGAATTAAAGCCGTGCTATGA
- a CDS encoding DNA-3-methyladenine glycosylase I produces MKQRCGWVDKDPLYIDYHDQEWGVPEHDDLKLFELLILEGAQAGLSWYTVLKKRENYRAAFDGFDPVKIAVYDADKMEELLQNPGIIRNRLKIQAAVNNAKAFLQVAEEYGSFDQYIWSFVQHKPIINHWTTLAEVPARTEISDQMSKDLKKRGFSFVGTTICYAFMQATGMVNDHITDCFRYGQ; encoded by the coding sequence ATGAAGCAACGCTGCGGATGGGTGGATAAGGACCCGCTTTATATAGACTACCATGATCAGGAATGGGGAGTTCCCGAACATGATGATCTTAAGTTATTTGAACTTCTGATCTTGGAAGGGGCTCAGGCGGGATTAAGCTGGTACACAGTGCTTAAGAAGCGTGAGAATTACCGGGCTGCGTTCGATGGATTCGATCCGGTCAAGATAGCGGTTTATGATGCAGACAAAATGGAGGAACTGCTGCAAAATCCAGGCATAATTCGGAACCGCCTTAAAATCCAGGCTGCTGTAAATAACGCAAAAGCGTTCCTGCAAGTTGCTGAGGAATATGGGAGCTTTGATCAGTATATATGGTCGTTTGTGCAGCATAAGCCGATCATTAACCATTGGACAACCCTGGCAGAGGTGCCGGCACGAACTGAAATTTCGGATCAGATGAGCAAGGATTTGAAGAAGCGAGGATTCAGCTTTGTTGGCACAACTATTTGCTACGCCTTTATGCAGGCCACAGGTATGGTGAATGACCATATCACCGATTGCTTCCGTTATGGGCAATAG
- a CDS encoding phosphotransferase family protein: MMNEDLAQAVKAEVPLLRKLAELREIHKGYSPDRKFEAAADGRRYLLRIYEQRLVARKQEEFKILQELHERHDVRCSRPLGIGMLSGLGLGYMLLTYIEGEDAVDELPRLSKGQQYDIGYDAGSQLRRMHQIQAPDSVAASWAQRSLAKHRKYVDEYSQTETKIERGDRVLGFIEEHLHLLQHRPVSLQHDDFHTGNLIIKDGCLAGIIDFNRFDWGDPYQEFMKTGMFSSEVSIPFAVGQIRGYFQGREPDELFWTLYSMYIAMCLISSVVWIKKVKPEETGIMMEKINRVLADHNDFQAVIPQWYSNYQ, from the coding sequence ATGATGAACGAGGATTTGGCTCAGGCAGTTAAAGCTGAGGTTCCTCTGCTCAGGAAGCTTGCAGAGCTTCGGGAAATTCACAAAGGCTATTCACCGGACCGGAAATTTGAAGCTGCAGCAGACGGAAGGCGTTACTTGCTAAGAATCTATGAGCAGAGGCTTGTTGCCAGAAAGCAAGAAGAATTCAAAATATTGCAGGAACTGCACGAACGCCATGATGTTAGATGTTCAAGACCTCTAGGGATAGGAATGCTCTCTGGACTGGGACTTGGATATATGCTGCTTACTTATATTGAGGGAGAAGATGCTGTCGATGAGCTTCCTAGGCTGTCGAAGGGGCAGCAGTATGACATTGGCTATGACGCTGGCAGTCAGTTAAGAAGAATGCACCAGATACAAGCACCGGACTCGGTCGCGGCTTCCTGGGCTCAGCGGAGCCTTGCCAAGCACCGCAAATATGTCGATGAGTACAGCCAGACAGAAACTAAGATTGAACGGGGTGACAGAGTCCTGGGGTTTATTGAGGAACATCTTCACCTCCTGCAGCACCGTCCGGTTAGCTTACAACATGATGACTTTCATACAGGGAATTTGATCATAAAAGATGGATGTCTGGCGGGGATCATCGACTTTAATCGGTTCGATTGGGGTGACCCCTATCAAGAGTTCATGAAGACTGGGATGTTCAGCTCGGAGGTCAGTATTCCATTTGCTGTCGGGCAGATTCGGGGGTATTTTCAGGGCCGTGAGCCTGATGAGCTGTTCTGGACGCTGTACTCTATGTATATTGCCATGTGCCTCATCTCGTCCGTAGTGTGGATTAAGAAGGTGAAGCCGGAAGAGACGGGGATTATGATGGAGAAAATTAATCGTGTTCTTGCTGATCACAATGATTTTCAAGCCGTGATTCCACAGTGGTATAGTAACTATCAATAA
- a CDS encoding acetyltransferase — protein sequence MQIRPYQPEDHLQLVQIWREAVQKTHHFLSKEDFNHYEQIVSAYAFTSCDIWVAQGELGQPVGFIGLSHDKVEMLFVDPKYHGQGIGRNLLNHAYSLCGAGLKVDVNEQNSPAHQFYKKYGFVDIGRSALDESGRPYPLIHMMLQQE from the coding sequence ATGCAGATTAGACCTTATCAACCGGAGGATCATTTGCAGCTGGTTCAGATCTGGCGGGAAGCCGTGCAGAAGACCCATCATTTTTTAAGCAAAGAGGATTTTAATCATTATGAACAAATCGTTAGCGCATATGCCTTTACTTCCTGCGATATTTGGGTTGCCCAAGGTGAACTCGGACAGCCTGTAGGCTTTATAGGGTTAAGCCACGATAAAGTGGAGATGCTCTTCGTGGACCCCAAGTATCATGGACAGGGAATTGGAAGGAACTTGTTGAATCATGCATATAGCCTCTGTGGGGCGGGACTGAAGGTGGATGTGAACGAACAAAATTCTCCGGCCCATCAATTTTATAAGAAATATGGCTTTGTGGATATCGGCAGATCTGCTCTTGATGAATCCGGACGTCCTTATCCGCTGATACATATGATGCTTCAACAAGAATAA
- a CDS encoding NUDIX hydrolase, giving the protein MLKYNLCLIRRADEILLLNREKSSWMGCWNGIGGKLEPRESPRDSMVREMSEETGIIECDLHFKGIVTWNDGSGGIGGMYVYVAEVPENFDYAAPIKTREGILDWKKVTWVLDPENLGIAANLPKTLKFLLYDEHCYNHYCIYQGNELIQCTPSLLAPQFEWDQELRNAYFEEFAQGVI; this is encoded by the coding sequence ATGTTAAAATACAATCTTTGTCTGATCCGCCGCGCGGATGAGATCTTGCTCCTTAATCGTGAGAAGTCAAGCTGGATGGGCTGCTGGAACGGGATCGGGGGGAAGTTGGAACCGCGGGAGTCTCCAAGAGACTCCATGGTGCGAGAGATGTCCGAGGAGACGGGAATCATAGAATGCGATCTTCATTTTAAAGGAATTGTCACCTGGAATGATGGGAGTGGGGGAATCGGCGGAATGTATGTCTATGTAGCTGAGGTGCCGGAGAACTTCGATTATGCTGCCCCGATCAAGACGCGGGAGGGCATTCTTGACTGGAAAAAAGTAACTTGGGTGCTGGATCCCGAGAACCTCGGTATAGCTGCTAATCTGCCGAAGACGCTGAAGTTCTTGTTATATGATGAGCACTGCTATAATCATTATTGCATTTATCAAGGAAATGAACTCATACAGTGTACCCCATCGCTCCTTGCTCCGCAATTTGAGTGGGATCAAGAGCTGAGAAATGCTTATTTTGAGGAGTTTGCTCAAGGTGTAATTTAA
- a CDS encoding GNAT family N-acetyltransferase — protein sequence MREVTYRELAAGEEAPMELLLLADPSEKLVRKYLDEGQCIIAELDNELIGEFVLLPRADHTLEIINVAVREQWQGQGYGKQLVKQAILMAKQRNMKCIEIGTGNSSLNQLRLYQRCGFEVYTVIRNFFVDHYEEEIIEDGIPCKHMIRLRMQLEEE from the coding sequence ATGCGTGAAGTTACATATAGAGAACTTGCTGCGGGAGAGGAAGCGCCTATGGAGCTGCTGCTTCTGGCAGATCCGTCGGAAAAATTGGTGAGAAAATACTTGGACGAAGGCCAATGTATCATTGCTGAGCTAGACAATGAGCTGATTGGAGAATTTGTGCTGCTGCCGCGAGCAGACCATACCCTAGAAATTATTAACGTTGCTGTCCGGGAACAATGGCAGGGACAGGGATACGGGAAGCAGCTTGTTAAGCAAGCTATTCTTATGGCCAAGCAGCGGAACATGAAGTGTATTGAAATCGGAACCGGAAATTCCAGCTTGAATCAGCTTAGATTATACCAACGCTGCGGCTTTGAAGTTTATACAGTCATCCGAAATTTCTTTGTGGATCATTACGAAGAAGAGATTATAGAGGATGGCATTCCCTGTAAGCATATGATACGGTTGCGGATGCAGCTTGAAGAAGAGTAG
- a CDS encoding FAD-dependent oxidoreductase, translating into MKKWKWVIVLLLILLAGGYLTGYYLHHEWNSQNKTNKHEALQEVKPVEQLKDHYDVIVVGTDPEGIAAAVSASRNGLQTLLIENKPRNLLGGLVTLGWLNSIDMNWDKTKDKVKANGVYEHDYFNKGIFKEWYERVGGHSFNVTNAANAFYELVEKEPNIDLFMTADSVEPIVIKKEGASDKVTGLKVRLKDGSEKTVEASSVIDATQDADIAAASGVEFTVGREDLGDKHSRMAVTSVFRIKNMDSGVLKKMFERLDASEDPATGGMNGQTAWGYNEEMQKYKPVNYKRTAVRGLNIGIQDGDTALINAMYVFNVDGLSKSSKEEAIEIARQEAPHIVAYLKKVVPEFKNIEFDDVAPELYVRETRHMVGLYRLNIIDLLENRDQWDRIAFGSYPVDIQRISPSDYGSVVLQPLKYAVPFRSLVPKKVDGILVVGRSASYDSLPHGSARVIPVGMAEGEAAGAAAKLIKEKGITYRELAADRSLIEELQRRLNAGGMELQPYKVRPEKFAGHKAYEGLKVAVYIGAVNGGYHNVQIDLDKASMPKRMLNLIKAAQRKYPAAFPADLKTIVPTDDDKLTLNQACSMIEAAAGIKANPQDPAQTLVDKGLLSRQTLDLIQNSSQLTDGDTYMILKDVLKTNLNQEISEKGIDF; encoded by the coding sequence TTGAAAAAATGGAAATGGGTAATAGTTCTCCTATTGATACTATTAGCCGGGGGATATTTAACAGGTTATTACTTACATCATGAATGGAACTCGCAAAATAAAACCAACAAGCATGAAGCTCTACAAGAAGTTAAACCCGTTGAACAACTAAAGGATCATTATGATGTCATTGTAGTAGGGACTGATCCTGAGGGAATTGCAGCTGCGGTCTCCGCATCCCGAAACGGATTACAAACTTTATTGATTGAAAATAAGCCAAGAAATTTATTGGGTGGACTGGTCACACTTGGTTGGCTGAACAGTATTGATATGAACTGGGATAAGACCAAGGATAAAGTGAAGGCAAATGGTGTCTACGAGCATGATTATTTTAACAAAGGAATATTTAAAGAATGGTATGAACGAGTAGGCGGGCATTCGTTTAATGTGACTAACGCTGCCAATGCGTTCTATGAGCTTGTCGAAAAGGAGCCAAATATTGACTTGTTCATGACTGCTGATTCTGTAGAGCCTATTGTCATCAAGAAAGAAGGCGCGTCTGATAAGGTCACAGGCTTAAAGGTTAGATTGAAGGATGGAAGTGAAAAGACGGTTGAAGCTAGCTCAGTCATTGATGCAACGCAGGATGCTGACATTGCTGCAGCCTCAGGTGTTGAGTTTACAGTCGGCCGGGAGGATTTGGGAGATAAGCATTCCAGAATGGCAGTGACCTCTGTGTTCCGAATTAAAAATATGGATTCCGGCGTTTTGAAAAAAATGTTTGAACGACTGGATGCATCTGAGGATCCGGCTACAGGCGGAATGAATGGTCAGACCGCTTGGGGATATAATGAAGAGATGCAGAAGTATAAACCGGTAAATTATAAACGAACCGCGGTAAGAGGGCTAAACATTGGCATACAGGATGGAGATACAGCATTAATCAATGCTATGTATGTTTTTAATGTTGATGGACTAAGCAAATCTTCTAAGGAAGAGGCGATTGAAATCGCCCGCCAAGAAGCTCCACATATTGTGGCATATCTTAAAAAGGTAGTTCCTGAATTTAAAAATATCGAGTTTGATGATGTAGCTCCAGAACTCTATGTACGCGAAACTCGTCATATGGTAGGGCTTTATAGATTGAATATTATTGATCTATTGGAGAATCGGGATCAATGGGATCGTATCGCCTTTGGTTCCTACCCGGTAGATATTCAGAGAATCTCGCCGAGTGATTATGGTTCAGTAGTCCTTCAACCTCTCAAATATGCAGTTCCATTCAGAAGCTTGGTTCCTAAAAAGGTCGATGGTATTCTTGTCGTCGGGCGTTCGGCAAGCTATGATTCCCTGCCCCATGGCAGTGCCCGAGTCATACCGGTAGGAATGGCCGAGGGGGAAGCCGCTGGAGCTGCAGCGAAGCTGATTAAGGAGAAGGGAATAACTTACCGGGAGCTTGCTGCAGATCGCTCACTCATTGAAGAGCTTCAGCGGAGGTTGAATGCAGGTGGAATGGAACTTCAGCCTTATAAGGTCCGGCCGGAGAAATTCGCTGGACACAAAGCTTATGAGGGTCTTAAGGTGGCCGTATATATTGGTGCTGTTAATGGCGGCTATCATAATGTTCAAATTGATTTGGATAAGGCCAGTATGCCAAAGCGGATGCTTAATTTAATTAAAGCTGCGCAGCGAAAATACCCAGCTGCTTTCCCAGCTGATTTAAAAACGATAGTTCCAACTGATGATGATAAGCTGACACTCAATCAAGCTTGCTCTATGATTGAAGCTGCAGCTGGAATCAAAGCGAATCCGCAAGACCCTGCACAGACATTAGTCGACAAAGGTTTGCTCTCTCGTCAGACATTAGATTTGATCCAAAATTCAAGTCAATTGACGGATGGAGATACTTATATGATTCTTAAAGACGTTCTAAAGACAAACCTTAACCAAGAGATATCGGAAAAGGGAATAGATTTTTAA
- a CDS encoding FAD-dependent oxidoreductase: MLKRWHKLVMSVLLIVGLCGGYYGYKEWKHHRNYSQPAMEELEKVSTAKSVKDQYDVIVVGTDPEGIAAAISASRQGLHTLLIEDKQRPILGGLMTLGWLNSIDMNWDSTGKSSDSKKKPHPDYLNKGIFKEWYERVGGHSFNINNAANAFNEMVKHEQNLDLYMSAKAIEPIVQKIDGSPRVTGITATLADGSTEKITASSLIDATQDADIAAAAGVKFTVGREDLGDKNTKMAVTAVFRIKNFDASVWKAMKQRMLSSDNSAEMGMNQSTVWGYNKEMKGYQPVNKERTAVRGLNLGRQGNDTALINAMYVFGVDGLSKESKEEALNLARQEAPHIVSYLNKKIPELKSVQFDAVAPELYIRETRHMIGLYRLNIIDLLENRDQWDRIAFGSYPVDIQRSTPNDHGAIVLQPVKYAVPFRSLVPRDVDGILVVGRSASYDSLAHGSARVIPVGMAEGEAAGAAAKLIKEKGITYRELAGSRPLIAELQDRLNKGGMELEPYSLPLEPYMKHKDYAGLKAAVYIGGANGGYHNLHFQLDDPSTLERMVQIMKLAARKYPKAFPGDLQQLSQLARTEGKKALTLDDACYTVALVSGLKIEREEAMHELLAKGFLSNSTVTAISDSKKLTNGESYLILKDALNKQAGVELQEMGIKF; encoded by the coding sequence ATGTTAAAAAGATGGCACAAGCTTGTTATGTCAGTATTATTGATTGTGGGATTATGCGGAGGGTATTACGGATACAAAGAGTGGAAGCATCATCGGAACTACTCGCAGCCGGCAATGGAAGAGCTTGAGAAAGTCAGCACTGCCAAGTCTGTTAAGGATCAATATGATGTTATTGTCGTAGGGACTGATCCAGAAGGCATTGCAGCAGCTATATCGGCTTCCAGACAAGGTCTCCATACTCTTCTAATTGAGGATAAGCAGAGACCGATTCTTGGTGGATTGATGACACTTGGCTGGTTGAACAGCATTGACATGAATTGGGACTCTACGGGGAAATCTTCGGATTCTAAGAAAAAACCACATCCCGATTATTTAAATAAAGGAATATTCAAGGAATGGTACGAACGAGTGGGAGGCCATTCGTTTAATATAAATAACGCAGCTAACGCTTTTAATGAAATGGTCAAGCATGAGCAGAATCTTGATTTGTATATGTCTGCCAAAGCTATTGAGCCTATTGTCCAAAAGATTGATGGCTCTCCCCGTGTCACAGGGATTACAGCAACTTTGGCTGATGGATCTACTGAAAAGATTACAGCCAGCTCATTAATTGATGCCACACAGGATGCTGATATCGCAGCTGCCGCCGGAGTGAAGTTTACAGTTGGCCGGGAAGACTTGGGCGACAAGAACACGAAGATGGCGGTTACCGCTGTGTTCCGTATCAAGAATTTCGATGCATCGGTTTGGAAGGCCATGAAGCAGCGGATGCTATCCTCGGATAATTCGGCCGAAATGGGGATGAATCAAAGTACCGTATGGGGTTATAACAAGGAGATGAAGGGTTATCAGCCTGTGAACAAGGAGCGGACGGCTGTACGCGGGTTAAACCTTGGGAGACAGGGGAACGATACCGCACTAATCAATGCAATGTACGTTTTTGGTGTGGATGGCTTAAGCAAGGAATCTAAAGAAGAAGCCCTAAATTTAGCGCGCCAAGAGGCTCCGCATATTGTGAGCTATTTAAATAAGAAGATTCCTGAGCTTAAATCTGTGCAGTTTGATGCAGTAGCACCTGAGCTCTATATCAGAGAAACCCGTCATATGATCGGTCTTTATAGACTGAATATTATTGATCTGCTGGAGAACCGGGATCAGTGGGATCGTATTGCGTTCGGTTCCTACCCTGTTGATATTCAGAGAAGCACACCTAATGATCATGGTGCGATTGTCCTGCAGCCTGTCAAATATGCTGTTCCGTTTCGAAGTCTGGTTCCTCGGGATGTTGATGGGATCTTGGTCGTTGGCCGTTCGGCGAGCTATGATTCTCTTGCGCATGGAAGTGCCCGTGTCATCCCTGTTGGGATGGCGGAGGGTGAAGCAGCAGGGGCTGCAGCTAAGTTGATTAAGGAGAAAGGAATCACCTACCGCGAGCTAGCAGGCTCTCGCCCACTTATTGCGGAGCTTCAGGACCGATTAAATAAGGGTGGAATGGAGCTTGAGCCTTATTCCCTGCCGTTAGAGCCATATATGAAGCATAAGGACTATGCTGGTTTAAAAGCTGCAGTATATATTGGCGGCGCGAACGGGGGCTATCACAATCTCCACTTTCAATTGGATGATCCGAGTACTCTAGAGCGAATGGTTCAGATCATGAAGCTGGCGGCACGTAAATATCCAAAGGCATTCCCCGGAGATCTTCAACAGCTTAGCCAGCTGGCGAGAACAGAAGGGAAGAAAGCACTGACTCTTGATGATGCTTGCTATACAGTAGCATTAGTCTCTGGGCTTAAGATCGAGCGAGAAGAGGCAATGCATGAGCTTCTGGCAAAAGGATTCCTAAGCAACTCAACCGTCACTGCCATCTCTGATAGTAAGAAATTAACGAATGGAGAGAGCTACCTTATTTTAAAAGATGCACTAAACAAGCAGGCTGGCGTTGAGCTTCAGGAAATGGGCATCAAATTTTAA